The Paenibacillus sp. 481 DNA window CTTAAATCAACTGGATGCGCCCCGAAGCATGCCCGGATTTGCGAAAAATACGCATCGTCGGGAACTGCCGCATTAAATACCGAATCGTCCTTCTTTAGCGAGTGTTCCATCTCGAAAACACGATGGAGCTGCTCGATGGATTGAAGGACAATATCGTATGTCGTGATCAGCTGCAGAACATTCAATGAGCGAACATCGTCATGAGAGTGATTCAAGTCGATGTATGGTAAACCGTTCACGCTGACGGAGAGCCAATCCTTCGCAGAGCAAATTAGGCTCCAAAGGTTCTTTCCATTGTAGTTGTTGTATGTGTTAATCAGGAAATCGTCATGATCACTTACGGCTTGTTTGAACTCCTCAAGCAAGGAGCTATCGAGTATGTATAAGTTCATAACATTGAACCTCTTTCCTACTTATTCAGGTGACCTCTGTGTCTTTACAATGTGTATAAGATGATCAACAACGTGATTGTTGAGAAACATTCGCGAGGATACCGAACCTGATGCTGATTTAATTGAAATAGTTACCCCGTCATCACGAACTTCAATATGATAATCGTCATTTTGAAAAGTTGGCGATACCTCGTATTTCATTTTAACTAACTCAGGGTATCTTCGATAATGTTCATTAAGTGCGTCCCTATGGTCAAATTCTATACATTCATCATCAAGAATTAGAGCAACTCTACCTGGAATAAAATCGCCACGCATCCATGAATCAAGGATCGCTTTATGAAAAGAAATGTCCCTGTAACTCTTAGTGCAAGAAGTTTTGTTTTATTTTACCATTTTTAGAATTAAGTATTTAGAGAGTCCTAGATACTCAGCAGCTTTCTTTTCCCCCTGATAACATAGCCAATCATTTGAGTTCCCGCCGTTGAGCTCTGTCAAATTCACGATCAATTTCATCAAGAGCAAGAATTAAAGCATGGTATCTACGCTGAGCATACATTCTTCGCTTTTCTAGATCCTCTGGTCTATCTTTATAATAAACGCTTGTAGTAACTGTTAGCATCGATAAGAAGCACCCTACCTCACCTTCGCTGCAGCGTAGTATTACAGACTAGACGGAAAACAACGTTTCTATTTCAATGACCTCGGGCATTGATAAAGAGAGTAGCGTTAGTGGCACCCAGTATAAAGACGGAGCGGGAGGCATATGGACCGACTATACAATCCCGATTGTCATTACTGCTGAAGGAGAGACATGGGTATATGCCCGTACCGTTGATCGTGCTGGCAATATTAGCACGGAGTCGTCCACTTCAGCTCGAATCGATCGGACGGCGCCTGGTGAGCCTACGTCGTTAACGGGTGTCGGCAAGTGGAGTCATAAGAACGTAGCACTAACTATCAATCCTGGCGACGATATAGGCAGTGGAATACTGAAATCACAATATAAACTTGGCGTTAACGGAAGTTGGACTGATTATACAGTACCACTGACATTTACCGTAGAGGGAGAAACCCAAATATACGCAAGAAGTGTAGAACGCATAGGACATGTCGGAGGTATAGGTACGACTATGGTCAAAATTGATAAGACCGCTCCCACAAAACCGACAATACAAGTTAGCCATAAACAATGGACGACTTCTAATGTTCTGTTCACTGTTATATCAGGCAAAGATTTATTAAGTGGTGTGTCCAGAACTGAGTATAAGCTAGATGCGGGAGATTGGATCCCTTATTTGAACTCGGTAACCATAAGTAAAGACGGGGTGACGAATATCATTGTCCGTACCGTAGACCGTGCGGGAAACCCTAGTACTGAAATATCGGAAGTTACACAAATTGACCGTACCGCACCTTATCCGCCTAGCATTGTACCTAGTGCGAGAGAATGGTATAACGGAAAAGTAACATTTTATATTACTGCTGGAACCGAAACTGGTAGCGATGTGGCAAAAAATCAGTACAAAATTGGAGCTCAGGGGGCTTGGTACGACTATACACTAACTGTACCTATCATTAATGAAGGTCAGACCCCGATTTTCGCGCGAACACTAGATAAGTTAGGTAATGTCAGTAGAGAAAGCACGGAAATTATCAAAATTGACAAAACTGCTCCAACCCCTCCAATTCGGATGAGCATAGCTGACAAAGCTGCTAACCGTGTAACGATATCTTGGGGAGCAGCCACTGACAGAGTGTCTTTCGTAAAAGGATACGATATTTATAGAGGAACATTTTGATTGGATATACAGCTGATTCAAACTACGTTGTAACAGGATTATCAAGCAAAACGACTTACACGTTTACTGTGGAAGCCCGAGACGGTGCGGGCAACCTAACTGCTGGCAATCCGGTAACGACCACGACAGATTAATTGACTCTAAAGTAGTAGAGTGATCATTCGGTCCGCCGTTGCAATGCATAGATGCAGCGTCGGACCAGATAGATAGAAACAGGATCACGTGCTACTACTAGCCCAGTATGTTTTCTGAGTTGTTTGCCATTATTCATAAGAAATCGGCTTACCTCCTTTAGGTGCTCCAGCTTTGGATACAACCTAAAGCGACTGGAAAATAGGCGCTTTAATAACATAATCGGCTCATTGACGACTATCGGCACTTCTTTACCCCTTTCGCATCTCAGCTTCCATTACACTCAACAGAAATGTCTCGAGCCTGCCAAAATCCGATAAATTATATCTAAACGATATTCCAGGCATGAATTCCAACTCTGTCCCCTGCTCACTCATTGCTGTTTCTCCGCGACCTTTATGCAACTGAAACACTTGCCACGGAGCAGCGTTGGTAATATGAATAAATTTTGCATACAACTTGTCACAATGCCCCTTGTTTTTTCTCTCTTTCACAGGAAAAGCAAAATTTCTATACATTTGGAAGTTCAAGTGTGTATAGTTGTCGATTTTGGTTGAAAAGTAGCGTACACCATCATATTTGCCCGACTGTTGTACCCATTGAAGCAGAAGCTGGGATACAATATATTCCGGCTTGAATGTATCGTTTGGATTCATTACTTGGATGGAACAACAAGCGATCAATGGCCAAAGAATCAAGTACGTTCGCACCATATCATACACTTCGGTCAAATCCTTTACTCCGTAAGATCGCTCAACATGATATGTAAGGTGATCCGCCATCGCTGTTGGAGGTATAGAAATATCGAAGAAACTAAGTGTTTCCATAGGCAAGAATAAAGATGTATGCGTTGTGTTGAGATCAGGCTTCCCCATTTCCTCCCAACAGGTCAACGGTGTAGAACCTAAATAAACACAAGGAAGACCAGGGATGCTATAGCGATTGGTTTTTACTAACCCCCTTTCCTCAAATGGAATATGAAACATATCTTTTGAAGAATACGTACGATTGGAACTACCCAACCTCATTTTAAACAGCTTCAGACCTGGCTCGTTCGATCTATTGGTCAACGGATTGAGGTTTAATCCTTCGATGCGTTCCGTGCAACATTTCAGCTTATTAAATGCTGCCTCGGGAAAACCTTCAAGATATCTACCTATCGCAGCTAATAAGTCGTTACAATTATCTCCAGTTGTTTTTATATCATCTTCTGAAAGAAACATACCCGTCTTCAGAGAGCTTAATACATCCATATAGGATTTTAGCTTATTGGTGACATAGGTTTCATAATCGGCTTCTTTTTCAACCCTTGAGTTTCGGAATAACGGCAGCTTTCCAACGCCTCTTAACAACTGGAGAATAGGTAAAACTTGAGTGACCCAGAGTAATAAAAATTCAATTCTTTTTTTCTCTTTATAATACTCTGGTAGTAGCTCACAATCAGATTTAATTGCTCCATGCTCATCCAATATACCGATTACCGAATTCTTTGATTTTATTGGAGGACTATTCTTTTTCCTGTGAAGTTGCTTATGCAACTCGTATGCTGCTTTACATAGTTCATTAATAGTCGTTTGCCCATCCTGTAATCTTTTCTGAAGATATTGGATCAATTCATCCTGACTATTCATACATAGTAACCCCCGTTGCTAGGATAAGATACAACTATATAATAGCATAAGACAATAACGGGAATAGTGCGCAGACTTCTTGATCAATGCTGACGATATATATCGAAAGTATTTGTTATTCTAACGAGGTATGATAGTTTAATTAAATAGCGGCAGTCTATGACTTTTTTTTCTCGTTCATGGCTACCGCTGTTTCCATTATTGGGGTCAGTCCCGCGTGCCCTCGATGAGTACTGTGTCGTCAGCGAATGCGTCCACTTGTTTCATATTACTAGTGATGTCTGGACAGTACGTTTGAAAGCCGCCGGTAAAGCGCGAGGAAGCGTTGTGTCACCGCAAATCTCAATACATCAGGTAGAACATTGGATTAAGCTGAATTTAATTAAGAGATTCCATTATCGTAAACTGTCGTTAGCTTAATAACTCCAAATGATCCAATTCTCATTTCTTCCCTTAAATTTATTTTCCGTCCCATCCAGATTCAGCTATGATCCCTCGTAAGTCCTCTTGGGTCTCTAACCAATGTGTAATTCGTACCATCCGTACACAAATTCGCTTCCTTGAGTTGGCTGCCAAGGTCCAATTCCGGCCGGAAGCCGCTCCATCCATTGCAGGGTACAGTAAAACGGCTCTTCTAGCATCTGGGCATCCCGTCACGTAGGCGTACATCTGATAGATATCACCCTGCTGATACTTGGTAATATCCTTCCATTTCGTATCCATTATTAAAGTCCAGACAAATTCCCCATTCACTTGCCGCTCTCCCAAGACAATATCGGGGATCAGCTGAATATTATCCAGACCAGAGTCCTTATTTCTGAGTAGCTTAACCTCTTTATGCTGAATCCGAATTACCGCTTCTCTTCCTAATGTCATCTGCTGTAGGACACGGCCGACATACATCTCATAGAGCGAATGCACTTCGAACAAGAAGGAAAAACATTCCTCTTTCGCTCCCCTGTGTAGTACCAACATGTGGGATAGAATCAATTTTGCTAACCGGAAGGCTGGTTCAAATCTGGAGGTTTGTCGGTCAAAATGCACCTGATTGAGCAACTCTTTCACATCCCCTGGACCGTCCAATTCCTCAAAACACCCGCATAGGTGCAGCAACTTTTTCCGGATTGAAGGATCCAACACCTTCCGCTTAAGGATTACCAAGGTTTTAAAAAAACAAAATTTAAAGGGATCGCAGGAGTCCTTTCATTGAAACTGCAATAAGCCCGTGACTTATCAGTTGCATTATACTGCAGGTGCTTCGTCACCATAAGCCGTCCCTTCAGGTGTTGGGAGTTTTCCTCCAGATCGACATAACCGGCCGCTAATCCCCGCTTTAACTGCCTCTGTAGCTCCATGCAGAAGGCGGCCGCGATCCAGCTCAACAAATCCGCGGCTACCACTTGAACAGCCGCCACGGCTGGCCCCATCTTGTATGGGATATAGCCGCATACACCAAGCATATTAAGAAGGGCCAACTTGTGCAGGGACAACAATTACTTTATAGACTTTTGTCGATTTTTTGGAATGCTTTATTTGGTACCATAATCAAATTGTACTTTCCTTCTGGGAGTTCATTAACTACTTTTCGAGTATCGCTATCCTTAACTGTGATCCCTATAATTACTTGACTGTTACTTAAATTATTTACGATACTATTGAAGAACTCTTTCATGTCACTTACGATGATACTGTGTTGTGCTGGTTCATCAAAAATTAATGTACCTGGATGATTTCCTGAATCCATCAATGATGTCTGCAATAGAGACAGAGTAAAAGCCCAAATCGCTCGAATGTTATCACTTGCCGATGAATCAAATTTCATATCAAATCCTTCTATTGCCGGCAAATAATTTTCTTTTGAAATCTCTACCTGATTTAAATTCTTAATACTTCTATATCCGAACTTTTTTAAGTTATCTACTAAGCATTCTTGTAAATGCTTTAATTTAACTTTATCTTTTTCAGAATATTTATTCTCGGGTAATGCGGCTTTCTTCTCTAGATAATCCTTCCATCTCTCTGATAATTTTTCAAAGGTAACTTTATGATTTGAATAGAAATCAATTAATCTTTTTAGATTATTTATCTCGGATTCGATACTTAAACGTTTGTAGACAATCGCCTCTGAGAGACTATCATTAGTCTGGTATAGATCACTCCTTAATGATTTAGCCAAACTCCGCAGTTTATATAAACTCTCTTCCATATGATTAATGCTGTTTTGAATTTTATCTAAATTACTTCCATGACTTAACTTTGCAAACTTAAGCATGTCCCTCTGAGCATTTAGATGCCTTATGTTATCGTCTATATTCATAATGGGCATGTCATTCGGAAGCGGAAGTAATGTATCTGCGATTTCTTGATGGCAAGTTGGGCATAAATCTTTCGATGTATAGAGGTCTATCTCTGATCCAAGATCCCGGAGACGAGCAGCATCCTTATTATTACTAATGTCTGTCTCAATTATCTCGAGATTATTTTCTAATCGTCTGATACTAATGTGTTCTTTATCTAAAAGATCACTAAGTTTAACTATATCCCATTCATATTCACGTATTGTCTTCTCAGTCTCGCTAAGTTCAATTTGAAGCTCGTCAAAGTTATCAATAATTTTAGGTTTTAAAGCATTTAAATCCTCGTAATCTTTGGTTAAGTCATTGATGTATTCACCAATGTGGTCGTTATTCTTTTGAATTATTATTTTTGAATAATCTACATCAGTTAATATTTTTGGGGAAGGTGGTAGCCCAGTGATTGTACAGGACTCCCTTTCAACTAAAAGGATTATTTCTCTTACTACTGTGGTCCAACTTTTTTTAATATGATCTTCTTCAGCTCGTAGTTGATCTTTTTTTCTATCATTATCTAGAGTATCCAAGTCTAAAATGAATTCTATTACGCGTTTCTTAGACTCTTTTATTCCAAGTATCGGCATCCCAGAAAGAATATTCGCCCAACCATGCTTTTGTTCAATAAACATCCCTGAGAATATTAGCTGGAGGTACAATTTTCTAATGGCTTCATCTGAAGCAGGTACCATAGGTAATTCAATATGTAAGAATGTTTCTAAAAAGTTATGGAAACCCTTTTTATTGGTAGCAGCGTTAGGCATATGAACATACATATCATCCAACAGTGTATCCTGGCGGTGAATATTCTCCATGTCTGAGTAGTATACACTAATCAATCTGTTATCCCTATTTTCTATTTTAGCTGCTCTGAAAATAGTAATAACTTCTATACCATTAAAGATCTCCAAATATGCCCCCGATTCAAGTACTGGCCAGACATTCTCATCTTCTTCTATAACTGATTTAAAAGCTGCAGTTAGTACTTTTTCACCACGCCCACCAATAATCTCCTCAAATCCTAAGCAATAATAAATCATTGCAATGATCGAACTTTTACCACGAGTATTATCATCGCTAGCAATAAGATTTAGTCCAGAATAGAACCTTTCGTCAAAACCAAAAATCTTTTCTTTTGTCTTTATTTCAATTCTTAATCTATTTATCTTCAACATTGGTGTACCTCCAGAATGTTGTGAGCTCTTTTATTCTTTCTTCTGTTAGTTTATTGGACAGCAAAAATAAATATTTCTTTTCAGAACTCAAAAGGCTTGAATCCTTCATAATTACTTTAGTGAATTCCTTTCCCTTCTTTGTAAGGCGAAACAAACCATTCTTCTGTTGATTGAACAACCCTTCAGCAATTGCGTATTTTATTGCACGGTTTACCGCAGGATCAAACCTTACTACGGAATAGTTATTTGAGCTATTATTTACAAAGTCCCACAGCTTTCCCCTATCGCTCGTCGTACTCAAAGCAGTTGATACCATTTGCAATTTCATTAATGAACATCCACCGCGTGCGTTTAATTCCAAAATAAGACTAAGCTTAGCTAGCTTATAGCTAATACGGTAATTAAATGGAACAGCATCAGGCTTAGCATCAAAAATAATCTCTTCAGAGAGTACATAACTTTTGTCCACATTCTCACCTACCTTTGAATTGCATGGAGCAGTCAGCTAACCAGCCGCTTATTAGGTCCAACTTTAATTCCATGATTGAAGCTGCATTGAGATATTTAAATTGCTGCTCAAGCGTTTTCTGAAAATCATTAAGAATGTCGTTGAACACATTTGAATTCATTGAACTGTCTAAATTCAGTCTAGTTGTCATTTTTACTTGTTTCTTATAAGACTGCTCTAGCATATGTATATCTTCGAAAACTTCCGGATATCCTTCACGAAGAACTCTAAGAATCTCTAGTCCTTTAATGTACGCTTCAATATACATACTCACGAGGTCATTAAAATCTTCATCCG harbors:
- a CDS encoding 5-methylcytosine restriction system specificity protein McrC, with the translated sequence MLGVCGYIPYKMGPAVAAVQVVAADLLSWIAAAFCMELQRQLKRGLAAGYVDLEENSQHLKGRLMVTKHLQYNATDKSRAYCSFNERTPAIPLNFVFLKPW
- a CDS encoding fibronectin type III domain-containing protein, translating into MIGYTADSNYVVTGLSSKTTYTFTVEARDGAGNLTAGNPVTTTTD
- a CDS encoding OmpL47-type beta-barrel domain-containing protein, with translation MTSGIDKESSVSGTQYKDGAGGIWTDYTIPIVITAEGETWVYARTVDRAGNISTESSTSARIDRTAPGEPTSLTGVGKWSHKNVALTINPGDDIGSGILKSQYKLGVNGSWTDYTVPLTFTVEGETQIYARSVERIGHVGGIGTTMVKIDKTAPTKPTIQVSHKQWTTSNVLFTVISGKDLLSGVSRTEYKLDAGDWIPYLNSVTISKDGVTNIIVRTVDRAGNPSTEISEVTQIDRTAPYPPSIVPSAREWYNGKVTFYITAGTETGSDVAKNQYKIGAQGAWYDYTLTVPIINEGQTPIFARTLDKLGNVSRESTEIIKIDKTAPTPPIRMSIADKAANRVTISWGAATDRVSFVKGYDIYRGTF
- a CDS encoding 5-methylcytosine restriction system specificity protein McrC, whose product is MVILKRKVLDPSIRKKLLHLCGCFEELDGPGDVKELLNQVHFDRQTSRFEPAFRLAKLILSHMLVLHRGAKEECFSFLFEVHSLYEMYVGRVLQQMTLGREAVIRIQHKEVKLLRNKDSGLDNIQLIPDIVLGERQVNGEFVWTLIMDTKWKDITKYQQGDIYQMYAYVTGCPDARRAVLLYPAMDGAASGRNWTLAANSRKRICVRMVRITHWLETQEDLRGIIAESGWDGK